The Liolophura sinensis isolate JHLJ2023 chromosome 12, CUHK_Ljap_v2, whole genome shotgun sequence genome segment AGACGTATGAGCTGCACTGCGTGTGGTCCTTGTAGTAGCCCAAAGAGGACTTCAAATTAGACCGTAACTTCCGATCACACTTTCACGGTATACAgtgcatgcgccgctctctacaTTCGCTTCACATCACCGCCACCACTTGCAAAATTGTTTACAGAagtcttgaacaacgccgaggtcattggggtcacggtagtgaggcaggaagtgatgtcagaaaattcaaaaactctgtctcaacctttgtttgtAAAAGTACGTCATACACATGCACTGTATCTGATGTACGCATAACATGCTTACGTGTGACGATTTGACAGTTATCACTTTCTCGTCACagttctggttttactatatATGTTGTGGTcctttgtatatatgtaaacatacacataaatgaaatatccgtAGGTGTTAATTTAGGCATTTTCAAATCATACCCTATTTCAGCCAAGACCATCATATCAGCCAGAAAGCCGGAGGCTACAGGGCTGATACTAttttgttaactttaacagaaagtctgctatTTGAGTCAGGCTATAATGTAGTTCGCTGTTGTAGCGGATTATTATGTCAAATATAGAAAACATATTTCGTTAATTCAACCATAGAGACTGTATTAGACTCAGCATggtagaatacattctagcaacTTCTGATGGCCGAGGATTGATGTGTGGTGCGATATGGGAATGCCCTCATTATAACCTTTCTTATCTGATCTTTACCGATATGCCACAGGTTAGTCATACGATGTGGACAAAAATGGACAGGCGAAGTAATTCTAGTAACTTGCGACTTTACAGATGTTATTTCAAAGGCAAACTGGATATTTACATAGATCATTTAAACGCAGGTTCGAGTGAAAACAACACACGATGGTCACATCTATCAGTCGAGTTAATAATTCAGGAACAGCAGTAAAATACCTATGCTAAGTGCGGGGGGAATTTTTCCAGATCTATCAAGCGTTCTTTCTTACACATATATGATCATAACGGATACAATCCGATGTGCACTAAGTAAGTTGCTATTACTGCAGTCGTCTCGGTTTTTCGATTTACCACACTGTGAAGTGACATGTCAGTAGACGTCTATTTCTTAATCTTTCGTTTCTATTTTATCGGGCGCCGGGCTAAGAGAGCACCAACTGCCACAACTCACAGAAATTGTGCCTCCGAAATCTCTTGATAACGATTCCGCCCGATGCTGTGTAGCACCGAGTACCAGTACGGTAAAGGCCCTTTTGTCATCATTCAGGGTCAATCGGAATTTATTACTTTTGATCCAGACCCAAGATACGTGCCTTAAGTCTTCAACAATTTCTTCAAGATGTTATTTTATTAACATTCGTTTTGAAAGAAATAGATATCCTTGTAGCACCTTTACAAGTTTTTTCTGGGTTTATAATTTAATTTGCGAAAGTAAAAATGTCTTCACTACGGAGCTTGAAGTGATTTTTAGTACAAGAAAATATTGACTTCGTATCAcgtcaagggaaacaactcttaGTCGATGAAAACGGTCTGCACCCCACAGCCCAACTTCTCCAGCCAGAGATGTAGGCCTATCCAGGCTCTAAATACAGACAGTATTTTTCTTTGCtcatacacatgcacaaaacAGTTGCATCCGTCTACATATGTCTGCTTACtttagatacatacatgtaaaataaacgTTTATTATAAACATGTGCAAGATTCTTTTATACAATCATGTTGAAATGCGTACATttgcaactaaataaataatgtacatgtgcgtgGGCTACAAAAGTTTTGCACATATGTGCAAAGAATTGTATATCTTGAAAGAACCGAAACTTTCAGAGACATACACAGGTTGGCAAATAATTGTACACCTACAGACAAAAAAATTTGGACCTACAGTTCTATGTATATACAATCCTTTTGCACGTATGTATAGGTCTAATTTGAGAATAAATGTCGAAACGACTTGCCGTCCATGGCTTGCAAGCTGCCAAAGATCGATGTTTTTACACATGTGCGTATTTCAGTTAGTTAGACTGACATACAAACCCAGCCCCACCGGTTTTTCTCATACATGTTTAGGCCTTTAGTTTTAATGTGACCGAcaggtgatgacaacacaacattttgcgTAAATGTAGtccaataaattgcagttaacatcgctgtatttttgtttacctaattctgcttaagccataatGCTAAGGCACGTGTACGTTACTAGTTTTAACCAGGCATATTTGCCTTATGAACAGTCGGAATAAAACACGGACAGGTAAattgatataggcctacacgcaCGTGTGACCATCTGCTATCTCACCGTCATGAGTGCTCTGtcgggttttactctctgttctgtaATCTATATTATATACTCCTTTCCATTCTGTTCTCCTGGATAAACCggggacctctgtggctcagttggttagcgcggcgtaatgacccaggagtctcaccaatgcgatcgttgtgagttcaagtccagctcatgttggcatcatctccggccatacgtgggaaggtttgtcaacaacctgcggatgatcgtgggtttcccccgggctctgcccggtttccacccaccataatgctggtcgccgtcgtgtaagtgaaatattcttgagtacggcgtagaacaccaatcatataaataaacttaCAAGCCATAAATCTGAAGTCGTACTAGTTTTACCAATCGGCAGCGTAATAATGCATATAAAGCTTGAGGTTGTGAGGTTGGGATTACTTTACCTCGGGACAACCGGAGAGAGTGTGCTGAAGTACGAAAACTGTGGTACTGGAgagattcattcatttaaacgCTATACACTGTGATTTTGCAAGAGGACACTGGGGGGAAAAGTACATCAGACTATGCTACATTATGCATAAACTTAGTTTAAAACATGTGCTGTTGTGAGAATACATTATTCATCAAAGTTTttcccttttttgttttttttttaaatcttctgGAGATTTTCACCATTCCAGTTCATAAAAACaggtgatttatttaattgttgtttaacgtcatactcaagaatgtttcacttatcaGATGGCaatcctttctttcttttttttaatttatttatttatttatttgattggtgttttacaccatactcaagaatatttcacttatacaacgatgaccagcattatggtggaaggaagccgggcagagcccgggggaaaccctcggcTAATCCGCAGGTTCCAGGCAGGCCTTGccttgtatgttttttttttttgattaaggTCTAATATATAAAGGCTTATTCAGCTGATGTATGTACTCTAAATTTTATCATTCATTAATCAGTGTCACAAAAAACTAGCATTTTCTGTTCATGTTACCTACACGGGTTTTTCCATCAAATAACGAAGAGGCAAGGCTGTGTTACAGTGGATAAGTCCGCATCATCACGTGCGATGTCctagcagtcagttttattgatggaggaaaccagagtacctggAACAAACCATCAACCCTTGGCAGGTTACTGACgaaccttcccacatgtggGATATGGATGCTCACAGCATATTGAAGGAAGACAAATGGTCCTCAACAAACATTAGCAAACTGCGACGTGAGCGATGctgaccacttattgtcaaGGACAACCAAATCAAGTAGTGAAAGAgcagaatctacaaatttctaCAAAtgtccaaggctggatttgaacctcccATCTCCTGAGTATTACTTTTCCTTTTGGCCCTGAAGCAAACGTGCAGTCATCAAATTTGAATGCCGGATTTGTCATATACATTCAGTCTGGGAAAGAATACACAAAGCAAGTGTTGGGTATAAACAATTTTATACAAATCATGCATATTCAGGTACTAAcctattttttctaatttttgggacacctggtttgctcatttagcaaatgtacatgtaattgtagcaggaataatgagtttcttttttctcccgtggttagaccatctaatgaacaatatactcatatctttacttttccaaaaggctggtaaagaaatgtaatactgtactttcaacactacaaaTTTCTGTCCCTCAAAAAAGAAGAACTGGGGTAGTTTATCCCCGCACTGTGATTCCCTGGCTCAGGAATAACTCATGATAGGAGTTAAGTTATACTCATTATTAAGACTCATTTCAGACAAAATCACATCACTCAGTACAAGCCATGCATGACCTCCAGAAAGGTTCAACACTAACCACACCTTCAAGATTTCTTGCGGATGGACAGTGAGAGAGACGGACGTGACAACACTCCCTCTGCCAAAACTGACCACGAGGTAAAACAGTTGATTTCAACTTCAAAATAACTGCCAGCAGTTTACAAAAACCTTAACAAttcatcaaaatataaaattacatcTGTTACGTTCCTTACCTTACGTGGCCAAGCATGAAGGCTCaaatgaatgtcaaataagaaaacactatgaCAGTAATGCACTGCACTAATTTGCCATGatcggaaaaattaagctttggaaaacatctgtttaacaacagatgctaacacacataaCAACGAATAGCTTTATTCAACTGCCAACGTACACAGACAATgtaaaattcaacacattcaacctgcatgtataaattgtaacaatatttacaaaaacaggcaacatggagaaaaagcttgacaaaaatgaaaaataatcaagtaggtttgaaccccacactaccagatatcatatacaatgcatctagtgctgaaaaccaccacagCGCCTTGATCAAGTTAGGCCTTGGCGATTACAGCACCTGGTTAAGTATTTACGTTTCACGTTGCTGGacacatggtgtgcaatcaGCCCACTCTAGTGTCACATCTGGTTTCCCTAGGCTCAGTTCAGTTTTTACAGCGGGCACGGACAGGgtgcatgtagctgacaggaaatgatatgaaattttggtcgAAATAGTTAGAAGGAATAAACAGTGAGTTGTgagttgttttctttaaaaaagatCCTCAGTCCAAGCCATGGCGTACGGCTTGTAGTTACTTCTCTGCGCGGCTTCCTAAAGCCTATCTCTTCCTCAAGGGCATGTAAGATTTAGCACTGAATAGGAAGTGGAAGCTGCGAATTTCTTAAACGGTTGAATTTGGCCCGATAAGAGTAACATGTTTTGGGCTTGTCATGACTCTAGGGTAGATCTGTGGATAGACATTTTTCGTATATTTTGTCATGGCTTCGAACTTCTATTCCTGATAGCACCGAGGTATGGAGGAATTGCCATGATATATCGTGAACAGGGCTGGATATAcgtgcaaacattgaaaattgtccGTTGATAGCTGTGGAGAGGAGGGAGAGTTGTCCGTTTCTCGGTTTGAGTGACAGGCGGCCGATCTATGTTGTAGGTTACCTGCAGCACCTGCATAGTAATACACAGTAACCTCCaaagtctatgttaaatgcacaagcttacatttctatttctgaagtagggtggtgtcatttaaatatttctagccAGAAAACTATAGATCATAGCTCAAATCCATGTGCATGTGCCAGAAACTACAtgccttgggctacaatttggtgcaagtctcAGATTTATAGCTTCCAAAGTTCTTGAAATTACctgactgaaaaaagtttttgaccatatctcaaaaagttacaaagataggcaaaatcTGAAAGCAAACTTAGACATTTTCTACGACGTCATAagttcgaccaatggcgagcttcgaAAGTTTTCAGTGCATGTCTAAGATTCTTTCAAACTTCTTCTAACTGGGATCAttctacaagtacatcaaatttcaaaagaatccattCATTGGTTcctgagaagaagatttttacagattttgattaaaatccaagatggccaccaagtcacatgaccaaaattattcaaaaacagccataatttGCCTCGTAATCGtgttcctaaaatcaccaaatgTCAACACcatccaataaaaacttttctttttacagctcttaaagctttcaaaaagctttcaaaaaataaaagaaaactaattaaaataaCGACttcaataggtgtcccagcACAGAGTGCTGTGCCACCTAATTACAACAAAACCCTGGTCCATTCATAAATGGAATGGATCCATTTCTCATAAATCAACAACACATTCAGACCATATCTGTGACAAATATCAAAAGGCCTTGATTATGCACAGCCCTACTGTGGATATGTATCACATATTTATACCTCTGTATAAAACTTTTCACGTTCTGTAAGGCAGGTCAGAAGTTGGCGGTCACGTGATCACCCATTCatgtcgaaaacaaaatggcagtgCAATGTTACAGCATTGGGGAagaggtcactttttgccacttcgctagctAGAGtcaggcctagttgtacaaaataacatcacgaaagctctgcagaaatactcagactatcttgAAAGCTGAAATTTATGCAAATCCAATGGATACAAAATTGCTGACAGTGATTCACAAAAAGGCTGTTCCCTATGCAATAAttttgggaggaccgttttcttcacccaagctatttgttactaaggagatcacataGTCTCTAGCTTCTGATCCATCAATGATTAAGTATCATTTGAGCTTCATATCGCGATCTTTacaaatgttgtcattttacttGCAATTACCTTGTACACATGCTTATCACAATGGTCCCATATCACCACTAGATTGTTTCTTACAACATGATTTCTCATAGGCGTGATAACATAAACATTtgtatgtagtatgtacatCAAGTGGGGCTCATACgttaggggaggtaactctgtcATGAAGAGTAAGTAAACATTTGTACGTAGTATGCACTTCAAGTAGGACTCATACGTTAGGGGAGGTATCTTTGTCATGAAGAGTAAGCTGGAAGTCCAAATTCCTCAGGTTTGAAATCCCCCAAAGAGGAGATAATTAATGTGGCTTTGTTGGCGACTTGTGATGTATCCGTGCGAGGATCCGGCACCCAAACACACTGCATGCCTGCTGCATGAGCTGACACTACGCCATTACCTGAGTCCTCAAAAACCAGAACCTGAAAAACAAACGGAACATGGAGTGATTTACATGTTTTCTCTCAGAATCTTCTCTGTATTGTGTTACCTCATGTCCAGTGTAGACTTTCAAATACTCCCGACAAcagcagaaaaaacaaaagatcaaAATAATGACATCACCCGTTCTGACTGGTTGCATGGTTTCTGTTTAACACTTCTTAGGGGAGTAGCAACATGTTTTGAATCGAAGACAATTTAGCACATTGTAAAGTAGATAAGTATGTATTGCCTACATTCAGTTCAGACAGAACAAAGATTTCCAGGAATACGGAAACTttactttttcttattttcttaatttttttttctttttttttttttttagttaaaatGAAGACAGCAGTGAACACTGTTTGGCAGACCCTATGACATTTATTACTCTATCTGCTGCCAAAATTTGTTCATTAAAGTGCTTTTTTACCCTgcaataacaaaaatatataaagatgaTTACGTGACAGCAATTATATTGTGTTTCACCGGCAAACTGACACTTAAAAATTCAAACCGgacataaaaagaaaactgaatatCAAACTTTTTAATTTGTCTAACATAGATatttagatgatttttcagtttttcaaggttttctgATCAAGTAGACATGTCATGAAGAGGAACATTTACTGGTACAGTCAACATATCCTACAAATTAGATGATCTGTCAgcctgttttcatttttataccgacgttaaaccccaagcgctcactcaatCACTTATTTTTATaccgacattaaaccccaagcactcactcaatcactcattTTTATaccgacgttaaacccctagctctcactcactcaatcactcactcatttttatACCAACATTAACCCCAAGTGCtcacgcactcactcaatcaatcaatcactcactcatttttataccctcctccaACAAGATTCATTCtgcatgtaaacaaaaatataaattggtGTGGATTAATActaaaaaacccccaaaaaacagaatgaatgaaagtCTTCCAAACTGAACCACAATATGTTGGTTAGTTCCTTATACACATATTTAACGTCAGAAAATGGGAAGTACTTTTTACCTTTTCTGGAGAAGGAGAATCGTCAAACCTTTTGGCAGCGACTAAAAAACATTCTGGGTGGGGCTTCCCATGATGCACCTCAGGGTCATCACTGATAAGAACAGTATGGTGAAATAAACTAAAGAATTCTTTATGGTTCGTTGTTTTCAAGTCATACTTCCATTTGTTTGAACCTGTTGCTATGGCAATTGGTACATTATGCTTGTGTAGATGTCTGACCAGTTTATCCGCACCTATTTAACAAAAGATggtatttataataataaagcAGAGAGccacaaattttaaaaagctaGTAAATTTAGAAATTATAAGGTGTCATTTTCAAAGCATATCACTTGTAAGGAAAACTCTTAATTCTCTCTTTGGCACAAATGAATGACTTTCTAAACAGGAACGAAGCAACAACTAAACATCCAAATAGTGGAATGCAATGATACAACTGTATAGGTTTTTCAAAGGCACAAAAAGTTCTAATGTCcctaaaaatgtaaaaattttacTTACTTCAAAAAATAATCATCATGGCCCTTCTTATTATCATTGTACACATAGGTAGGTATTTTGATTTGTATCTGGTTTAATCCTCATACGCCAATTATGACTTACCCAGGAACACGCCCTCGGAAGTCAGTTTTATCCTGCCCTGAATGGGTGGGCTGCCCTGATTTAATAATTGTCTGGTACAGCCCACTGGAGACAAACCAATTACAAAATGGCTGCCACTTTCACTCTCCTTGGTTTTTCACTGGACTACATTAATCTCAATCTCAAAATGCATTAATTTTCTTCAAACTGTAAACCTCATCTTCATTTAGTGAAAAACTCGTTACCCTGTTTTATTAAAACTGTGGGCTTTGTCTTGAAATATCTGAGAGAAAACCCTAGCACCACGATCAGGAAACTGTAAAAGACTTGTAAAACTGACATTTGATCTTTGCTCCTGAGCTT includes the following:
- the LOC135479176 gene encoding pseudouridine-5'-phosphatase-like, yielding MTRYNPITHVVFDMDGLLLDTENLYTIATQAVTSQYGKDYSYDIKEKCMGRSEREGSHIIIDSLQLPITVDEFIKMCKSHFAEVFPRAELLPGADKLVRHLHKHNVPIAIATGSNKWKYDLKTTNHKEFFSLFHHTVLISDDPEVHHGKPHPECFLVAAKRFDDSPSPEKVLVFEDSGNGVVSAHAAGMQCVWVPDPRTDTSQVANKATLIISSLGDFKPEEFGLPAYSS